One Janthinobacterium sp. TB1-E2 genomic region harbors:
- a CDS encoding TIGR01777 family oxidoreductase translates to MNTHLLALQLMAAQGCLGAFDTIYHHEITEALPQKASARLELTIHATRALIYSLLFVGLAAWEWHGAWAWVLVIVFGVEIVLTLWDFVVEDRTRLLPATERVTHTVLAINAGAFIALLALNSSEWASLPTALVWQPYGWLSVFLALCGVGVGLSGLRDAYAVWQLGRRKVQETAEQEEHLRFASTPQSVLVTGATGFIGQQLVSALLADGHAVTVLTRQPKQAAWTFDGQVRCIQSFDELADAQRIDMVVNLAGARIVGRRWTEARKTALRRSRVALTQALVAWIARAQHKPRVLLSASAIGYYGVQLQGDDTELTEESTPQAIFMSQLCQEWEAAARQAEKFGVQVGCMRFGLVFGHQGSLPQMLLPVRFGVGGPLGSGRQWVTWVHVRDVIRGIAHLARRSEEQAVSGAYNFCAPEAIAQRRFAQVAGAVLHRPSFMPTPAFVMQALLGEQADLLVEGQRVAPRRLLADGFVFRHPQLEGALRSL, encoded by the coding sequence ATGAATACGCATCTGCTGGCCCTGCAACTGATGGCGGCGCAAGGCTGCCTGGGCGCCTTCGACACCATCTACCACCATGAAATTACGGAGGCGCTGCCGCAAAAGGCATCGGCGCGCCTGGAGCTGACGATCCACGCGACGCGCGCCCTGATCTACAGCCTGCTGTTCGTGGGCCTGGCGGCCTGGGAGTGGCATGGCGCCTGGGCCTGGGTGCTGGTGATCGTGTTTGGCGTGGAAATCGTATTGACCTTGTGGGACTTCGTCGTCGAAGACCGGACGCGCCTCTTGCCCGCCACGGAGCGGGTCACGCACACGGTGCTGGCGATTAACGCGGGCGCTTTCATCGCCCTGCTGGCCCTGAACAGCAGCGAATGGGCGAGCTTGCCGACGGCCCTCGTGTGGCAGCCGTATGGCTGGCTCAGCGTCTTCCTCGCCCTGTGCGGCGTGGGTGTGGGCTTGTCCGGACTGCGCGACGCGTATGCCGTGTGGCAGCTGGGACGGCGCAAGGTGCAAGAGACAGCAGAGCAAGAGGAACACCTGCGCTTTGCCAGCACGCCGCAGTCCGTACTGGTGACGGGCGCCACGGGTTTCATCGGCCAGCAGTTAGTCAGTGCCTTGCTGGCCGACGGCCATGCGGTGACGGTGCTGACGCGCCAGCCGAAGCAGGCCGCGTGGACCTTTGATGGCCAGGTGCGCTGTATCCAGTCGTTCGACGAATTGGCGGACGCGCAGCGCATCGACATGGTCGTCAATCTGGCCGGCGCGCGCATCGTCGGGCGGCGCTGGACGGAGGCGCGCAAGACCGCCTTGCGCCGCAGCCGCGTCGCGCTGACGCAGGCACTGGTGGCGTGGATCGCCCGCGCGCAGCACAAGCCGCGGGTGCTGCTGTCGGCGTCGGCCATCGGCTACTACGGCGTGCAGCTGCAGGGCGACGACACGGAATTGACGGAGGAGAGCACACCGCAAGCCATCTTCATGTCGCAGCTGTGCCAGGAGTGGGAAGCGGCCGCGCGCCAGGCGGAGAAATTTGGCGTGCAGGTGGGCTGCATGCGCTTTGGCCTCGTCTTCGGTCACCAGGGTTCGCTGCCGCAGATGCTCTTGCCGGTCCGCTTTGGCGTGGGCGGCCCGCTGGGCAGCGGCAGGCAATGGGTCACGTGGGTGCATGTGCGCGACGTGATCCGCGGCATCGCCCATCTGGCGCGCCGCAGCGAAGAGCAGGCGGTGAGCGGTGCGTATAACTTCTGCGCGCCGGAAGCCATAGCGCAGCGCCGTTTCGCCCAGGTGGCGGGCGCCGTGCTGCACCGCCCCAGCTTCATGCCCACGCCGGCCTTCGTCATGCAAGCCTTGCTGGGCGAGCAGGCCGATTTGCTGGTCGAAGGCCAAAGGGTCGCGCCGCGCCGCTTGCTGGCCGACGGCTTTGTCTTCCGTCATCCGCAGCTGGAAGGGGCGCTGCGCAGCCTGTAG
- a CDS encoding sterol desaturase family protein, with product MMNPFALSFLIMLAFVLAELLILKWVRKTPVPWKDVIFNLNSGHILMWVFRGVEVAAFALLLRHANLHVVDQWPVAAQWIFAFFAWDLCFYWMHRLHHKIPLLWAVHVVHHQGEHFNLSLGVRNSWYSSLTNFPFIAILAVLGVPLEIFLVVSSLHYTVQFYNHNALVNKSGILDRFMVTPSHHRVHHGTDKRYINRNFGGTLLLWDRLFGSFQPELEGVEMRYGVKGMTPTHNPLLASNGKLFKWLRARFPHWQSRGTFHVPELFIGTGGVILFGLVIYYVNHEAVLAGAQQAILFALIFGGTLALGGLSDARRWGAIAWVAIALAMPALYLGWYGARDVWGMVFLATLLAHGLDGARRLWWPAAAGTRA from the coding sequence ATGATGAATCCATTTGCCCTGTCGTTCCTGATCATGCTGGCCTTCGTGCTGGCCGAACTGCTGATACTCAAATGGGTACGCAAGACACCCGTGCCGTGGAAGGACGTGATCTTCAATCTCAATTCCGGCCACATCCTGATGTGGGTGTTCCGCGGCGTGGAAGTGGCGGCCTTCGCCCTGCTGCTGCGCCATGCGAACCTGCACGTCGTCGACCAGTGGCCCGTGGCGGCGCAATGGATATTCGCGTTTTTTGCCTGGGACTTGTGCTTTTACTGGATGCACCGGCTGCACCATAAAATTCCGCTGCTGTGGGCCGTGCACGTGGTGCACCACCAGGGCGAGCATTTCAACCTGTCGCTGGGCGTGCGCAATTCCTGGTATTCGTCGCTGACGAATTTCCCCTTCATCGCCATCCTGGCTGTGCTGGGCGTGCCCCTGGAAATCTTCCTTGTCGTCTCGTCGCTGCATTACACGGTACAGTTCTACAACCACAATGCGCTGGTGAACAAGTCCGGCATCCTCGATCGTTTCATGGTCACGCCGTCGCACCACCGCGTGCACCATGGCACGGATAAACGCTACATCAACCGCAATTTCGGCGGCACCCTGCTGCTGTGGGACAGGCTGTTCGGCAGCTTCCAGCCCGAACTCGAGGGCGTGGAAATGCGCTATGGCGTGAAGGGCATGACACCCACGCATAACCCGCTGCTGGCCAGCAACGGGAAATTGTTCAAATGGCTGCGCGCGCGCTTTCCCCACTGGCAGTCGCGCGGCACCTTCCACGTGCCCGAGCTGTTCATCGGCACGGGCGGCGTGATCCTGTTCGGCCTCGTGATCTATTACGTCAACCATGAAGCGGTGCTGGCCGGTGCGCAGCAGGCCATTCTGTTCGCGCTGATCTTCGGCGGCACCCTGGCGCTGGGCGGTCTGTCCGACGCGCGCCGCTGGGGCGCCATCGCCTGGGTCGCCATCGCGCTGGCCATGCCGGCCCTGTACCTGGGCTGGTATGGCGCGCGCGACGTGTGGGGCATGGTCTTCCTGGCCACGCTGCTGGCGCATGGCCTCGATGGCGCGCGCCGCCTGTGGTGGCCGGCGGCAGCGGGGACGCGCGCGTGA
- a CDS encoding DUF4166 domain-containing protein, protein MNSPSEGELFKKVMGAQWLTLHPDIRRRFEKNPAPGQPLYYRGELSELTSSRLGKFLGWLTRPFIDGALIPHDDHDFPVDIEVYSRPGCPFIFKQRTYRLHGRAPIRFTSYMAESAKGEVLEYVGMGLGMKLVLHVEDGNLHFTSDGYFWDLFGWRLPLPGVLTPGKTFLCHRNETPQQFNIRIEIRHALFGTTFTQAGVFRESAAPEMKETP, encoded by the coding sequence ATGAACAGCCCCTCGGAAGGAGAACTGTTCAAGAAGGTGATGGGCGCACAGTGGCTGACCCTGCACCCCGATATCCGCCGCCGCTTCGAGAAAAATCCCGCGCCGGGCCAGCCCCTGTATTACCGGGGCGAGCTCAGTGAACTCACCAGCTCGCGCCTGGGAAAATTCCTCGGCTGGCTGACGCGCCCCTTCATCGATGGCGCCCTGATTCCGCATGACGATCACGATTTTCCCGTCGATATCGAAGTCTATTCGCGCCCCGGCTGCCCGTTCATTTTCAAGCAGCGCACCTACCGCTTGCATGGCCGCGCGCCGATCCGCTTCACCTCCTATATGGCGGAAAGCGCGAAGGGCGAAGTGCTCGAATACGTGGGCATGGGCCTGGGCATGAAGCTGGTGCTGCACGTCGAAGACGGCAATCTGCATTTCACCAGCGACGGCTATTTTTGGGATCTTTTCGGCTGGCGCCTGCCGCTGCCCGGCGTGCTCACGCCCGGAAAAACCTTTCTGTGCCACCGCAATGAAACGCCGCAGCAGTTCAACATCCGCATCGAGATTCGCCACGCGCTGTTCGGCACCACGTTCACGCAGGCGGGCGTGTTCCGCGAATCGGCCGCACCGGAAATGAAGGAGACACCATGA
- a CDS encoding acyl-CoA desaturase produces the protein MTQPVPSLPPLRFQPARDSAFRRELRARADAYLADEGTHRFGDARLHAKTVFLAALTVGLYALALNAGSTWPFVASYVACLVAAMALAMNTLHDAAHSAVFRRGFLNRVLIRLVGLPVGVDTDFWTIRHVHFHHTYANVEGYDLDTEPNPFLRQTPFQRWSPQYRYQYLYWPVVAALSLPYLNWYGDWLDRFGKTPVAAHSRLQGWRGWLSFLGWKLGHVALVLALPMWVLQQHGIAWNVVLGAYFLGQMIASCALVALILGTHWAEVEFFQPGQDGTLPHDWYQHTFYTACDWTPKPRVLRWLGYWLGGLNLHLTHHLFPTWNHRHYPALARILAELAPRHGLVYRELGYGQLQESQQQFLRAMGQPPTRT, from the coding sequence GTGACGCAGCCTGTGCCTTCGCTGCCGCCGCTGCGCTTCCAGCCCGCCCGCGATTCCGCCTTCCGCCGCGAATTGCGCGCACGCGCCGACGCCTATCTGGCGGATGAAGGAACGCACCGCTTTGGCGACGCGCGCCTGCATGCGAAAACCGTCTTCCTGGCCGCGCTGACGGTGGGCCTGTATGCGCTGGCGCTGAATGCCGGCAGTACCTGGCCGTTTGTCGCCAGCTATGTCGCTTGCCTGGTCGCGGCCATGGCGCTGGCCATGAATACCCTGCACGACGCGGCCCACAGCGCCGTCTTCCGCCGGGGATTCCTGAACCGCGTGCTGATCCGCCTGGTGGGCTTGCCCGTGGGCGTGGATACGGATTTCTGGACCATCCGCCACGTACACTTTCATCACACGTATGCGAACGTGGAAGGCTATGATCTCGACACGGAGCCGAACCCCTTCCTGCGCCAGACGCCGTTTCAACGCTGGTCGCCCCAGTACCGCTATCAATACCTGTACTGGCCCGTGGTGGCGGCCCTGTCGCTGCCGTACCTGAACTGGTATGGCGACTGGCTGGACCGCTTCGGCAAGACGCCGGTGGCCGCGCACAGCCGCTTGCAGGGCTGGCGCGGCTGGCTGTCGTTCCTCGGCTGGAAGCTGGGCCACGTGGCGCTGGTGCTGGCGCTGCCCATGTGGGTGCTGCAGCAGCATGGCATCGCCTGGAACGTGGTGCTGGGCGCGTATTTCCTGGGCCAGATGATCGCCTCGTGCGCGCTGGTGGCGCTGATCCTCGGCACCCACTGGGCCGAAGTGGAATTCTTCCAGCCGGGTCAGGACGGCACCTTGCCGCACGACTGGTACCAGCACACGTTTTATACGGCCTGCGACTGGACGCCGAAACCGCGCGTGCTGCGCTGGCTCGGTTATTGGCTGGGCGGCTTGAATCTGCACCTGACGCACCATTTGTTCCCCACCTGGAACCATCGCCACTATCCGGCGCTGGCGCGCATCCTGGCCGAACTGGCGCCGCGCCATGGCCTCGTCTACCGCGAACTCGGTTACGGCCAGCTGCAAGAGTCGCAGCAGCAATTCCTGCGCGCCATGGGCCAGCCGCCCACTCGCACCTGA
- a CDS encoding phosphatase PAP2 family protein has protein sequence MTLYSRLLHLLAGWGSVGLVYFSSDLLQGQGVLLPETAIDRAIPYSDSAIWLYLSFFILIPYTYLAADAARVRWLARAMALSAVLCGVVFLLYPTTLAYPPVGEGNAWSTQALRMLQAADSTQNCLPSLHGALTLLCAWALCDKRHLVRSALALVLGVAICYAIIALRRHVSIDLAAGLFVGIAGGMLAKMQVSLAARRAVSIKTAP, from the coding sequence ATGACGCTGTATTCCCGCCTGCTGCACTTGCTGGCCGGCTGGGGCAGCGTCGGCCTCGTGTATTTTTCCAGCGATTTGCTGCAAGGGCAGGGGGTACTCTTGCCCGAAACGGCCATCGACCGCGCCATTCCCTACAGCGACTCTGCCATCTGGCTGTACCTGTCCTTCTTCATCCTGATCCCGTACACCTACCTGGCGGCCGATGCGGCCCGCGTGCGCTGGCTGGCGCGCGCCATGGCGCTTTCCGCCGTCCTGTGCGGCGTGGTCTTCCTGCTGTATCCGACCACGCTCGCCTACCCGCCCGTGGGCGAGGGCAACGCGTGGAGCACGCAGGCGCTGCGCATGCTGCAGGCGGCGGATTCCACGCAAAACTGCCTGCCGTCGCTGCACGGCGCCCTGACCCTGCTGTGCGCGTGGGCCCTGTGCGACAAACGCCACCTGGTTCGTTCCGCGCTGGCCCTGGTGCTGGGCGTGGCTATCTGCTACGCCATCATCGCGCTGCGCCGGCACGTGAGCATCGATCTGGCCGCCGGCCTGTTTGTCGGCATCGCTGGCGGCATGCTGGCGAAAATGCAGGTATCCTTGGCTGCCCGCCGCGCCGTTTCCATCAAAACCGCACCATGA
- a CDS encoding GbsR/MarR family transcriptional regulator, whose protein sequence is MELSPTTQKYILHWGEMGTRWGVNRTVAQIHALLFLANEPLTAEDIAASLNVARSNVSNSLKELQSWGLARSTHVMGDRRDHFVALQDVWEIFRVIMEERKRREIDPTLTVLRECAIEGEHDAAIPPATLERMGEVLAFLEMLSSTYSDYKNLPPATLQRMLSMGGKVAKFLSPEDKPGKRAKS, encoded by the coding sequence ATGGAACTGAGTCCGACCACGCAGAAGTACATTTTGCACTGGGGCGAAATGGGCACGCGCTGGGGCGTCAACCGCACGGTGGCGCAAATCCACGCGCTGCTGTTCCTGGCCAATGAACCGCTGACGGCGGAAGACATCGCGGCCAGCCTGAACGTGGCCCGCTCGAACGTCAGCAACAGCCTGAAGGAATTGCAAAGCTGGGGCCTGGCGCGCAGTACGCACGTGATGGGGGACCGGCGCGACCACTTCGTCGCCCTGCAGGATGTGTGGGAAATCTTCCGCGTCATCATGGAGGAGCGCAAGCGGCGCGAGATCGATCCCACCCTGACGGTGCTGCGCGAATGCGCGATCGAGGGCGAGCACGATGCGGCCATTCCACCGGCCACGCTCGAGCGCATGGGCGAAGTGCTGGCCTTTCTGGAAATGCTCAGCAGCACCTATAGCGACTATAAAAATCTGCCGCCGGCGACCCTGCAGCGCATGCTGTCGATGGGCGGCAAGGTGGCCAAGTTCCTCAGCCCGGAAGACAAACCTGGCAAGCGCGCAAAATCATGA